GAACATGCACTCTGTAGGCActtccatgtgcatgtgtgtttgtgaaaagtaGTGTGTGTCTAAACTTTACGTGAAATCGATATATATTCCCTTGAGGGAAGCTCATATTTGAGCATTACTAAATATTATAGTATAAATCATTTTTGGaaagtgcaatgcagtgcaatacagtgcaatacagtggaGTCTCACCAAGAGAGAATATCTCCCACAGTAGAATGCCATAAGACCAGACGTCACTCTGCACCGTGTACACGCAGTCAAAGATGCTCTCCGGCGACATCCATTTGACTGGCAAACGCGCCTGCAGAAGAGGTGTTTCTAGAGTTACATTAGAGTTACGTAAAAGGACTTGATGTTTCAATCCCAAGTAATTAAGTTTCCAGTTGAGACCTTGCTCGGACCACTCAGTACTGTTACTCTACGCGATACATCGTCAGTTGTGAACCACAGCATCTTTACGTGTTTCAGCCATTTACAGTAACACAAAACATCCTCCTTTGTGGCAGACCAACACCGGATGAAAGCTTTTTAAACATTTACCTTCTAGAGTACATTCTCAGATATATCTAATAAATATTTCTGCAGCTCCAGAAATCACAGAAGCATACACAAACTTTATCTTCAGCCTCATAACCAGAACCTGACAAATTGGCTTTAGAGAGTAAAAGTCTTCGCTTTATGAATAATCTGGAACCAATATGTAGCAGGACTTTAACATCCTAGACATGAAACATCCATCTCTAGCTAGTCCATTTCTAACTGTCTCAGAATGTGGAGAATAACTGAGATGAGTGTCCAGTACACCATAGTGTCCAGTAGACGCCAGTCGGAGGGTTAGGTGCAGTTAGGCTATATGTTATATACTACACAGTTATATGGTAATCCCGTGCTCTGACAGTGAGAAGGGGTTACTGTATACTTACGTTTCCTTTGACCACATAGTTGGAGTCGTTCATAATGTCTCTGGCTAGCCCAAAGTCACAGATCTTGGCCACACAGGATTCGGTCAGGAGAACGTTTCGGGCAGCCACGTCTCTATGGATacactgaaacaaacacacaaataaataaacaaacacgtaAACAAACTACTTACTAAGTAACCTCTGACATCGCTGCctctactttggtcatatttAATCTGTCATATTCAGTTATTTTTGGATAACTATAACTGTATACAACAACCTACATTAGTGCATTTTTTATGATTGATTATCTTTTATTATTCTTATTTAGCGGAGTATGTTTGGCTGATGTTGTACTTCAGTCTATTCAATTTACTTCTCACAGAGACCATTTGTAAGAAGACTGATACTCAAGGAGACATTTGTCGCTACAGAACACCTCTGGTCAAAAGATCAGACAATTTTGTCATTAATTCTTGCCATCAATAATCTTTACTTTATTCAATAATCTCTGCTTTATTCAATACTCTTTGCTGTATTTCTTTGCTTATCAATACTCTTAAGCTACTGACCtacaatgtgtgtaatgtgtgataATAGCAGTGTGATGGTAATAGAGTAATGTGTTCATTACGTTACGAGAGGTGAGGAAGTCCATGCCCTGCGCCACATCATAAGAAAAGCGCAGAAGGTCCTCTATGCCAAACATTCTAGAATCTGCTTCTGGGTGGCAATCTGAAAGCAAGCCAggaaacacaaacgcacatacgcacacacgcacacacgcacgcacgcatacacacacacacacacgcacgcacgcacgcacacatgcacgcacatacacagacagacagacagacagacagacagacagacagacagacagacagtcagacagacagacagacagacacacacacacacacacacacacacacacacacacacacacacacacacacacacacacacacacacacacacacacacacacacacacacacacacacacacacttatgttagGTTTGGCCAGCTATACTGTACATGCCACTCTTGGCACATGAAATCGATTTACGCCTCTGGTGGTCACactaaaatgaaaaacaaactaTGAACGACTTTGCTGGGGTTTTGGGATTTTTGGATGCCAATTTTGCGTAGACGTCAGTCACCTCAACTCATGCCCTGCCTGTCTCGTGCCAAGGTCCAGCTCTTCTGTAGGTCCCAATGAAagctctgtgtagtgtgtgtgtgtgtgtgtgtgtgtgtgtgtgtgtgtgtgtgtgtgtgtgtgtgtgtgtgtgtgtgtgtgtgtgtgtgtgtgtgtgtgtgtgtgtgtgtgtgtgtgtgtgtgtgtgtgtgtgtgtgtgtgtgcgtctgtatgtgtgtgtgtgtgttgtgtgttgtgtgtgtctgtctgtgtgtatgagtgtgtgtttttttttgcttttggctTTTTGCATGTTTGCTCACTCCGGAGGCAGAGTGTCAAACTGAACAGCTTCTGTCTCAGCCACACTGAGTTCTCTTTCTGCTGCGTGCCACAGCACAGCCATTTAACTTCAGCAGTTTCCTGCCTACTGTACACAAGACTGGACTGGCCCTAAAAAGGTGCAGGCATTTTAGCATAGCTCcttcttaagccaggctcaaactacacaactattgGCCTGATTCTCAGCTGAATACCCCCCTTAGGACAATCGGTGGAATGttacccccaggaccatcgcaattcctagatatcaaacactgtttgatatttacgactcgGGCGTCGGGCGTTGGacattgtctctgtgtttacgatcagggataagattgacagttgcgattctctttatgtgtgcgaCGCAACCCAACGTCAAAATAAGACAAAAAATCAGGAGTTGTGTAGTTTGAAAAACCCAAGAGCACTGGGCCCTTGAGTGTCGACCCCTGAGTGTTGGTCCACCACGAAATGTATGAGAAATGCCCTGTGTATGCTAGATGACCAGTCCAGGTCTGTACCTACCCAGTGACGGGTGCCTGGGCTTCTGCTGGGCCTGAGTCATGTCCTGGTAGTCGGACCCAGAGAAGGAGATGCCACTGTCACTGTAGGAGACAcagcacatacacccacacagacgcggaacacagagacaggcacaccgacacacacacacacacacacacacaccgacacacacacaccgacacaccgacacaccgacacacacacacacacacacacacacacacacacacacacacacacacacacacacacacacacacacacacacacacacacacacacacacacacacacacacacacacacacacacacacacacacacacacacacacacacgcacaaagacagtaTGAGAAGGGAAAACAGTGATAGAGAGACATACAGAagcaaagaaagggagagagaagggcaaGGCATGTTAAAATAAAAAACGACATGTGGTTCGTTGACAGGCCAAAATGATAGTGCAAAAAATATTGTGAAAGTGTTGATGAGGGGGTGCTGTCAGTTAGAAAGTTCACAGCTTTGGTTCATCCAACATTAGGACATGGGCAGGGCTTTAGAAGTGGCGCCGGCACTGCAATGTATCTCCTTTTCCTAACACTTCAGTGGTTCAGTTTTGAGTTTACAAACAGACCTCCTCAACTGAACAgaatttgtttgtgtgcatcagttttgttttctgttcctGCTTCAGAAAGTTCACAGTACATCACAGTGTTCTACAACTCTTTGATTCTCTTAATTTCATCTGACACAATGGGGAAAAGCTCCCGCATACTTTACCCAGCCATTTTTTTTAGCTAAATTATTCTAATGACGCTGGacatattctaatgttggttggaCAGTTGGTGAAATTATGAATGACAATGGTCTAATGGCATGCCATGGATTTAGCTTTCTGGGAACTTATCTTAAATTATATAAATATTTGCTTGTTGGCATCTGTTTGTGCCTCTGAGGCCCAAAGCAAACCTTCTGTGGCGCTGGTCCTCGCTGATGTTCTTGTAGAGGCTGGTCACACCCCACACTGACGTGACGAACATCTCAGCTCTGCTGCGAAGGAAATTCAGCAGATCGCCGTGACCACAGTACTCAGTGATCATCAGCATGGGCCCTGGCAATGAAGAACAGCTGTGTTAATTAGCCGGTGGAATTCAAGCAACAGTGCTGTTCAAtttcaagagacagagagagcgagcgagagagcgagagagagagagagagagagagagagagagagagagagagagaggaaactttaaagatagagaaagaaaccAGATGAGAGAATGCAAATGAAAGGACCATAAAACAGagcttaggcctacagtaataattTATTGAGAATTAGGCCTATTGTACTTAACAACTAAAAGTTTTTGCTGCTCACTGTATGAGTCCGTCACACTTACCTCCTTGTGTGCAGGCCCCCAGCAAGTTCACAATGTTGCTGTGTGGTCCTAAATGACTAAGGATCTTCAACTCTGACAGTAGAGCATCCCTCTCCTCTGAATGGGCTGTGGctgcagagagaagaagaagaggaagaagtagAAAAAgataacgatgatgatgacgataatgattatcattattattatgattaggaTTATGAAGCACAGGAGAAAAGTGAAAAACAATGTCGTTATCACTAGCATCTCCATCCTCATCATTGTCATCAGTCATCATTATCAATACCATCATCTTATTTATGGTTATTGACAAACTGAACCAACGTTTGAGCATCTTCACTGCCACACGAGTGACATCTTCGCCTGTGCCGAGTCCGTAAGCAGTGGCCTCCACAACCTTCCCAAAGGCTCCCGCACCCAACACTTGGCCTGAAATACACAAGCAGTCctcatttcaaaacatttcaaaatggtaatgaccaagtcttaagctGTTACTGAATACTCTCAGCAGCGTGTACGGAATGGTGTAACTTAGGCCATGATCcaggacccaaaaattgacctctcgcaatcgaacggttGGGCAATTTctaatctgatttttttttggtcttggacatctcaagtaaacattttggcacgataaccattgcaaacaggtagcctattggtagttatcatgcactgaaatggtggaccagtaaaatggaaactCTGAAAAGTAAAGTGAAAACTCtgtattgtggttctttgttattatgttgTTATGTGAGTTTGTTTTTTAGCAAACAGTGAATCAGATTGCACATGAGCCAATCTACATTACAAACTAACAGCTCTAAGGAGGTGAACATAAGAATTGAAAACATCTATTGTGAAGTGATACTGACCAAGCCTCAGCCTTTCACGGGGAAACTCCCACCTCTCATTGTACGGAAGCTGGGTTGGGTCAAGAAACGTGTAGTTGTTCCCATCGTTGACTTCAATTATCTTCCACCTGATTTCAAATTTAGGTTTCTGTAATACATTAAAACAAGTTAAAAACTTGATTTGTGTGACACAAAGGAAGGATAATTAAATGAAGATGTACTGTACCTTTGGAATTAAGATTTACCTGTTTGCATTTGTAGATAACAACTGTTAGCAGGACAATCAATGTTCCGACTAAACAAGACGCAGCAATGAGGGTTGGTGTGAAAATCTTGGATATTACAACTGAGGGTTCGCTGGCTGTGAAAAAAAGTGTTATTTTATAAATGAACTAAGTGTATTAGatcatattacactacattactttacactggcTTGTTAAACAAAGCATTATCCAGTGTATCCAGTGTCCAGTGTATAATGTTAATAGGACTAGTTGTTTCCATAATGCAAACTGCCCAAATCAGAAATGTGATAAATAAAATACTACATACTGGACATTTCAATACAATATGCGGAAATAATATTTGACTTGGGGTGTGGCGCATTTTAATatcaaataaataacaaatacaACATACTGTAGATATTGACCAATATATGCCTACATTATGTTCATTGCAAACAGACAAAGCTGGTCATCTTACTGGTGAAGTACAAAGAAAATTTGTCCATGCCATCTCCTGCATGGTTCTTCGCTAAGCACTGTATGGTCATTCTGTTGTTTGTGTGGTTCACATGAAGAACACTTTCCACATGTCCCCTCCCAGACGGATCTCTTCTCACCACAGTGGTCTGGGAGAAGAAGGATTCCTCCATAAGGCTGGAGTTTGCATCAcatctaaataataataataaagaaattcATAATTGGAAAACACTCACAAAGCATGTCTTCTTTGCACAATTGTCAGGCGTAGGAGAACAGGCGTCAAAACAAAATTGTGTCTAATGGCAGATTCCATTTTCCACCATATTCCTAATGGCAGATTCCACCAATCACTTTTTcattcaataagtcaataagttcaATAAGTGAGTACAAGCATACTATTGATGAGAAATTGATTTTCCAGTTGTTCATATCGTTCCATGTGTTCCATTGACAGTAATTTTAGACAAACACGCGCGTACAGTACTCACATGGGTCGTATCTCTGCACACTGATACCAGTGAACAGTGGGTAGAGGATGACCGGAGGCATCACAGATCAGTGAGCCATTATGCCATCGCACCGAGACACTTGGCTTATCTGTTtcccatggggaaaaaaatcagttTTCAGTGTTAAACACACAAATTATTTGACAGGTTAAATCATGATAATCCTATTAATGTATTCATttgacattaacaaatgacttatGTGATGGCCATCAAGTGCTCTTGCTCGTACTTACAAAAGACAGAGATATTGAAGCTAAATGAAGCATTGACTTTGTCACTCCTGGCGTAGATGGTGTATAAGCCCTGATCTTCCCACTGAACTTTTCTCAGAAGCCGCACATTTTTGTATCTAGTGGAAATAAAGAAATTAATGCAACATAGTAAATCTGTACGTTTattagtagtcgtagtagtaaaATAACTAAGCAAGTGCGGTAAATCAACACAACAAAGGTATAAGTACTAAGTAGATACCAGGTAGGATATGAAATATGACACTTAGTGCATTGCTGTGAAAATAGAGATAGTCTGGGCAAATCATTAGATCATCATGTGGACACTCATTTAAACCGTTAAGAGACAGCGTTATAAATTCTCTGTTGCCacaatggtaatggccaagtagtgtagtgtataggTAGTTGCAGTGTAGTGTTGGgttttgtcatagtagtgtagtgctatggtagtcaACTTTTCAATATCTACTGTATTACAGCGTTGCattggtggaacggcatgcattatggggctacatcaaCGATCCTAATCTATAAGGCAGAAAAGCAGTCACCCATGTTTGATGGGAGACGATGTGTTTTCCTGGTTTGAAGTGTTGGACAGTTCAGGTGTTTCCCACCAGTAGTCCTTGATCTCTGGATATGCTGTCATTTGCACACCGAAATCAATGTTACCCCCCTCTCCCACTATGACATccaccacatcatcatcatcaaacgtTGAGGACGGTGAGAGGGGAGCAAACTTGATGTATGGCTTTTCTGTTGAAGGGACggaaagacaaaagagagagaaagacattgagAAAGTGTTATCCAACAGACAGAGGTATACAATCATGTGAAAAGGCGGAGAAAATACATGGATCTGTTGCTGGGACTGACACTGCTGAAAATGGATTGATTAAGACAAACTTATTGCGAGTACTTACCAAGAACTTCAAGGTACATACTGGCAGAGTTCTCAAATACAACATTACTGGCTGTGCAGGTGATGTTCCCAGAGTCAGAGAGATTCACAGAGGGGATGGTCAGTATACTGGCTATGTGAACCTCTCCAATGGTAGTGCTGAACTCTTTGTGTTTCATCTCCTGGTCAAAGACACAGATGGTCAAAAAATACCCCCAAGAGGACTGCAACATTTTACTGCTAGAAAGGGGACGAGCCAAGTGATCAACAAACGTATGTACAGTAAAAGGGGACACACTAGAGAATGACAGACGTTCAGGCCTGCgggatgcatttctggaaaccaatgttgcttactacattagctactttgttgttttcaatgcatttttccattggcaactaccaaagttgctaacaggctaacaacttctcttttgagaaatgcaccccaggactggtaatctggcataaggCACTTCACTGACAGtactcaggggccaatgctgtgtttttttgcgTGTAATTTTTTTAGATTGACTTAGACGGGCCTATCTATCTTAGCCCTGCAGATGTTCAAACAAATGCTGAATTTAAAGCGAACAAATGTGTCTTCAGTACTTCAGATTTTTATTATAAGCTACACCTCTAAAATATGTCAGGTAAAAGTTAAAACGATATGTCTGAAACATAAGAAAATACAAGTACTGATTTAACAGTTGGACATAATATTAAACAGTTGTGTCTTACTCTGTGAGATGAGCTGTGTGTCCAGGTCATGGTAGGGTGTTTGCGGCTGGTGGCGTTGCATTGTACTCGCAGCTCCTCTCCAACAACACGGACAGCCTCCTTGAAGGCAATCATCACCTTTGGCGGAGAGCGGATTTCTAAGAGGCAACAGAGAAAAAGCAATTCTCAAATCATAGAGTAAATTAATTTGCCCTCAAATGCTAACCAAGCGGTAGAAGCCAGAAGACCACTGCAGTTTCTTAAGCAGAGTACACTACTCCACTTACATTTTCGGAATGCCTCAATCAAAAGATTGGttatttctcaatgtgaagtgtcaTGGCCTTACTAAATCAAGTAATGCCCATTTTTCACGGATTTCACGTCATCGCAACTCGCCAAGTACTGTTCCAAAGGGAAGCATGCTTCAAAATCTACCAAGTGCCATGCATGTCTTGTGGGTGTACGACTTCaaggctgaagtaggcctactaccaaGGGAagcatccttgactttgagattcGCACGCTGATCAATTATCCACCCACTTTCCTTTAGACAGAAAAATCATCTCCTGACATGACATGCTAAAATTGTAATGATTGGTTGTCAAGACGCATGAAAATTAGCTTGGTTAtaaagcctgcctgcctgcctaactgccTCCACAACTAATATGTACCACACTAAGTTGACATCAATGCTCATGATGAAAACTCTCATCGATTGCTGATTGGTCAAGTAAAAACTACAACTGAAACCAACCAAGTCAGTGGAGGCAAAGCCAAACTGACTGTGGCGAGAAAATAATTGACCATGGGTGTGTAGGTAGGGGCGTGACAATAGGGTGTAAAAtgcgactgagtcaccagggcccgaTGTATGTGGGGGCCCACGTGGAGTTAGGTAGTATGTGGAAatgtttggggatgggggatCCATTGGAGCTGTTGTACATAAAGCCCAGCATGTGCTGCTACTTTTGCAATGATCCCCAAACCTTCTGGTTATATGATGTAGACTTACTTGCATTGACTATTAGGGAATACATATGGGACTGTCTACGTTGTCCATgggacactgcactgcacacgtaATCGCCGGTGTGGTGGGGGAGGAGATCTCTGGTGTGGATCCCCTTCTTTGGATCAACGGTGTAGTTCAGGTCTGATGGAGCAGCACTGCCATTGGACCGAAGGAGAGAAA
This window of the Engraulis encrasicolus isolate BLACKSEA-1 chromosome 7, IST_EnEncr_1.0, whole genome shotgun sequence genome carries:
- the csf1rb gene encoding macrophage colony-stimulating factor 1 receptor isoform X1 produces the protein MLLYLALLLGVLHCAAQDWGPPVIKLNYTAVSTAEIAIPVGSRFLLSCEGDSTVSWKTWPRTQKHHMTKSKSIKVKMAATRNTGGYVCVYDQQPQLQSEVYIYITGGDLFTTQMPTVEMVDEGSTYTFDCSLTDPKATDFSLLRSNGSAAPSDLNYTVDPKKGIHTRDLLPHHTGDYVCSAVSHGQRRQSHMYSLIVNAKIRSPPKVMIAFKEAVRVVGEELRVQCNATSRKHPTMTWTHSSSHREMKHKEFSTTIGEVHIASILTIPSVNLSDSGNITCTASNVVFENSASMYLEVLEKPYIKFAPLSPSSTFDDDDVVDVIVGEGGNIDFGVQMTAYPEIKDYWWETPELSNTSNQENTSSPIKHGYKNVRLLRKVQWEDQGLYTIYARSDKVNASFSFNISVFYKPSVSVRWHNGSLICDASGHPLPTVHWYQCAEIRPICDANSSLMEESFFSQTTVVRRDPSGRGHVESVLHVNHTNNRMTIQCLAKNHAGDGMDKFSLYFTTSEPSVVISKIFTPTLIAASCLVGTLIVLLTVVIYKCKQKPKFEIRWKIIEVNDGNNYTFLDPTQLPYNERWEFPRERLRLGQVLGAGAFGKVVEATAYGLGTGEDVTRVAVKMLKPTAHSEERDALLSELKILSHLGPHSNIVNLLGACTQGGPMLMITEYCGHGDLLNFLRSRAEMFVTSVWGVTSLYKNISEDQRHRSDSGISFSGSDYQDMTQAQQKPRHPSLDCHPEADSRMFGIEDLLRFSYDVAQGMDFLTSRNCIHRDVAARNVLLTESCVAKICDFGLARDIMNDSNYVVKGNARLPVKWMSPESIFDCVYTVQSDVWSYGILLWEIFSLGKSPYPDVMVNSRFYKMIQDGYQMSQPDFAPPEMYSIMKMCWNLEPTQRPTFSEIGKHIEQLLPDHPHQQQQYRNLQEALEESEMEELCEGECECEGQVLREGGGYEPLSEHNAEEQQPLMPNNYHIC
- the csf1rb gene encoding macrophage colony-stimulating factor 1 receptor 1 isoform X2, giving the protein MLLYLALLLGVLHCAAQDWGPPVIKLNYTAVSTAEIAIPVGSRFLLSCEGDSTVSWKTWPRTQKHHMTKSKSIKVKMAATRNTGGYVCVYDQQPQLQSEVYIYITGGDLFTTQMPTVEMVDEGSTYTFDCSLTDPKATDFSLLRSNGSAAPSDLNYTVDPKKGIHTRDLLPHHTGDYVCSAVSHGQRRQSHMYSLIVNAKIRSPPKVMIAFKEAVRVVGEELRVQCNATSRKHPTMTWTHSSSHREMKHKEFSTTIGEVHIASILTIPSVNLSDSGNITCTASNVVFENSASMYLEVLEKPYIKFAPLSPSSTFDDDDVVDVIVGEGGNIDFGVQMTAYPEIKDYWWETPELSNTSNQENTSSPIKHGYKNVRLLRKVQWEDQGLYTIYARSDKVNASFSFNISVFYKPSVSVRWHNGSLICDASGHPLPTVHWYQCAEIRPICDANSSLMEESFFSQTTVVRRDPSGRGHVESVLHVNHTNNRMTIQCLAKNHAGDGMDKFSLYFTTSEPSVVISKIFTPTLIAASCLVGTLIVLLTVVIYKCKQKPKFEIRWKIIEVNDGNNYTFLDPTQLPYNERWEFPRERLRLGQVLGAGAFGKVVEATAYGLGTGEDVTRVAVKMLKPTAHSEERDALLSELKILSHLGPHSNIVNLLGACTQGGPMLMITEYCGHGDLLNFLRSRAEMFVTSVWGVTSLYKNISEDQRHRSDSGISFSGSDYQDMTQAQQKPRHPSLDCHPEADSRMFGIEDLLRFSYDVAQGMDFLTSRNCIHRDVAARNVLLTESCVAKICDFGLARDIMNDSNYVVKGNARLPVKWMSPESIFDCVYTVQSDVWSYGILLWEIFSLGKSPYPDVMVNSRFYKMIQDGYQMSQPDFAPPEMYSIMKMCWNLEPTQRPTFSEIGKHIEQLLPDHPHQQQYRNLQEALEESEMEELCEGECECEGQVLREGGGYEPLSEHNAEEQQPLMPNNYHIC
- the csf1rb gene encoding macrophage colony-stimulating factor 1 receptor 1 isoform X4, whose amino-acid sequence is MLLYLALLLGVLHCAAQDWGPPVIKLNYTAVSTAEIAIPVGSRFLLSCEGDSTVSWKTWPRTQKHHMTKSKSIKVKMAATRNTGGYVCVYDQQPQLQSEVYIYITGGDLFTTQMPTVEMVDEGSTYTFDCSLTDPKATDFSLLRSNGSAAPSDLNYTVDPKKGIHTRDLLPHHTGDYVCSAVSHGQRRQSHMYSLIVNAKIRSPPKVMIAFKEAVRVVGEELRVQCNATSRKHPTMTWTHSSSHREMKHKEFSTTIGEVHIASILTIPSVNLSDSGNITCTASNVVFENSASMYLEVLEKPYIKFAPLSPSSTFDDDDVVDVIVGEGGNIDFGVQMTAYPEIKDYWWETPELSNTSNQENTSSPIKHGYKNVRLLRKVQWEDQGLYTIYARSDKVNASFSFNISVFYKPSVSVRWHNGSLICDASGHPLPTVHWYQCAEIRPICDANSSLMEESFFSQTTVVRRDPSGRGHVESVLHVNHTNNRMTIQCLAKNHAGDGMDKFSLYFTTSEPSVVISKIFTPTLIAASCLVGTLIVLLTVVIYKCKQKPKFEIRWKIIEVNDGNNYTFLDPTQLPYNERWEFPRERLRLGQVLGAGAFGKVVEATAYGLGTGEDVTRVAVKMLKPTAHSEERDALLSELKILSHLGPHSNIVNLLGACTQGGPMLMITEYCGHGDLLNFLRSRAEMFVTSVWGVTSLYKNISEDQRHRSDSGISFSGSDYQDMTQAQQKPRHPSLDCHPEADSRMFGIEDLLRFSYDVAQGMDFLTSRNCIHRDVAARNVLLTESCVAKICDFGLARDIMNDSNYVVKGNVRAPILM
- the csf1rb gene encoding macrophage colony-stimulating factor 1 receptor 1 isoform X3; protein product: MLLYLALLLGVLHCAAQDWGPPVIKLNYTAVSTAEIAIPVGSRFLLSCEGDSTVSWKTWPRTQKHHMTKSKSIKVKMAATRNTGGYVCVYDQQPQLQSEVYIYITGGDLFTTQMPTVEMVDEGSTYTFDCSLTDPKATDFSLLRSNGSAAPSDLNYTVDPKKGIHTRDLLPHHTGDYVCSAVSHGQRRQSHMYSLIVNAKIRSPPKVMIAFKEAVRVVGEELRVQCNATSRKHPTMTWTHSSSHREMKHKEFSTTIGEVHIASILTIPSVNLSDSGNITCTASNVVFENSASMYLEVLEKPYIKFAPLSPSSTFDDDDVVDVIVGEGGNIDFGVQMTAYPEIKDYWWETPELSNTSNQENTSSPIKHGYKNVRLLRKVQWEDQGLYTIYARSDKVNASFSFNISVFYKPSVSVRWHNGSLICDASGHPLPTVHWYQCAEIRPICDANSSLMEESFFSQTTVVRRDPSGRGHVESVLHVNHTNNRMTIQCLAKNHAGDGMDKFSLYFTTSEPSVVISKIFTPTLIAASCLVGTLIVLLTVVIYKCKQKPKFEIRWKIIEVNDGNNYTFLDPTQLPYNERWEFPRERLRLATAHSEERDALLSELKILSHLGPHSNIVNLLGACTQGGPMLMITEYCGHGDLLNFLRSRAEMFVTSVWGVTSLYKNISEDQRHRSDSGISFSGSDYQDMTQAQQKPRHPSLDCHPEADSRMFGIEDLLRFSYDVAQGMDFLTSRNCIHRDVAARNVLLTESCVAKICDFGLARDIMNDSNYVVKGNARLPVKWMSPESIFDCVYTVQSDVWSYGILLWEIFSLGKSPYPDVMVNSRFYKMIQDGYQMSQPDFAPPEMYSIMKMCWNLEPTQRPTFSEIGKHIEQLLPDHPHQQQQYRNLQEALEESEMEELCEGECECEGQVLREGGGYEPLSEHNAEEQQPLMPNNYHIC